The Hyla sarda isolate aHylSar1 chromosome 2, aHylSar1.hap1, whole genome shotgun sequence genome includes the window tatgtacacagtgaccccaccagcagaatagtgagtacagttctggggtataatacaggataagtaatgtaatgtatgtacacagtaatctcaccagcagaatagtgagtacagctctggggtataatacaggatataactcaggatcagtacaggataagtaatgtaatgtatgtacacagtgacctcaccagcagaatagtgagtacagctctggagtataatacaggatataactcaggatcagtacaggataagtaatgtaatgtatgtacacagtgacctcaccagcagaatagtgagtacagctctggaatataatacaggatataactcaggatcagtacaggataagtaatgtaatgtatgtacacagtgacctcaccagcagaatagtgagtgcagctctggggtataatacaggatataactcaggatcagtacaggataagtaatgtaatgtatgtacacagtgacctcaccagcagaatagtgagtacagctctggagtataatacaggatataactcaggatcagtacaggataagtaatgtgtgtacacagtgacctcaccagcagaatagtgagtgcagctctggagtataatacaggatataactcaggatcagtacaggataagtaatgtaatgtatgtacacagtgacctcaccagcagaatagtgagtacagctctggagtataatacaggatataactcaggatcagtacaggataagtaatgtaatgtatgtacacagtgacctcaccagcagaatagtgagtacagctctggaatataatacaggatataactattataattactaggttcacactgaaaactctccagacagcaatgcatttctgagcggatcagcaaaaagatctgcacggtcctagcgccgcccaaAGGGCTAGCTTCTGGAGattcatcaatgtgaaccaagccttatacatgtgagcaggggattattataatcctccactcacatatatgtaacatctccccatcacatgtataatctaataatctcctcctcacatttataatcgcaaaatcagattatacatgtgaggaggggattatacacatgtgaggggggattatacatgtgaagaggggattatacacatgtgaggaggggattatacacatgtgaggaggggattatatacatgtgaggaggggattatatacatgtgaggagaggattatatacatgtgaggaggggattatatacatgtgaggaggggattatatacatgtgaggaggggattatatacatgtgaggaggggattatatacatgtgaggaggggattatatacatgtgaggaggggattatatacatgtgaggaggggattatatacatgtgaggaggggattatatacatgtgaggaggggagattatacatgtgaggaggggattatacacatgtgaggggggattatatacatgtgaggaggggactatacacatgtgaggaggggagtatacacatgtgaggggggattatacacatgtgaggaggggagtatacacatgtgagggggggattatacatgtgaggaggggactatacacatgtgaggaggggactatacacatgtgaggggggattatatacatgtgaggaggggactatacacatgtgaggaggggagtatacacatgtgagggggggattatacatgtgaggaggggactatatacatgtgaggaggggattatacatgtgaggaggggattatacatgtcaggaggggattatacatgtgaggaggggactatatacatgtgaggaggggactatatacatgtgaggaggggattatacatgtaaggaggggattatacatgtcaggagggaattatacatgtcaggagggAATTATACATgtaaggaggggattatacatgtcaggaggggattatacatgtcaggaggggattatacacgttagaggattattataatcttcccctcacatatatttatcatatctccctcacatgtataatctgataatcccctcctcacatttttaatcccctcacatatataatatcataatcagagtatatgtgaggggattatacaggtgaggaggggattattataatcctcccctcacatatatgtattatctcccccttacatgtatagtctgataatcccctcctcatatttatagtcccctcacaaatataatctcctaataagattacatgtgagggggttatcagactatacatgtgagggggagatgatagatacatgtgaggggaggattataataatcattattatcctccactcacatgcataatttcttCCTCCCACCCCACACACAATCGCAACCCCCCCAATCCTCACCCCACCCCCCTGCCAAACAACCCCCTACCCCTCAACTCACATGTAATCCAGATGATATACCGGTCCATCTGGCGGTGAGTGACGCTGCAGCCTGGAGGCCGTGTGAGGGCTGTAAATCACTGATAGAGAGGAGtggaggactcctctctgctccgctcctttCATTTCTATGATGCCCGCGGCCCGccgtgacgtcgcacgtcacgtCAGCGGGCGTGACTATTTCCCAGGCAGCCACAGCGGTCCTGGGATAGTGGCTGCCTGTGGAAGATTGACGGCGGAGGCGGCAGCAatgagttaaaaaaaaggtaGCGGGCGGCGGTGGTGGTGGGCCCCCTCCCTCAGTCAAAAATTTTTAAGCCTGGCCCGCCTGTTTCCCAGCCCGCCTGTCATGACCAGAGCCCCGCGTGGGGCAAAAGGggctagctgcttttgggcccccaggaatgagagggcctgggggagctgccccttttgccccgcgttaaagacgggcctggccccagcggtcagtgagtgactgtcactcactgactcgctaATAGTTTCAGTTCCGGCTGGGCCCCCCTGGctcctgggcccctgtgcagctgaacaggctgcacatatggtatgtccgcccctgcttgtgcgacaaaattgaagaaaaaatttccttttgtaacttttgggggcttccgtttctacgcatttcggtaaaaatgacaccttatcgttattctgtaggtccatacggttaaaaggatcccctacttatataggttggatattgtcgtacttcagaaaaaaaatcataactacatgcaggaaaatttatatgttaaaaattctcaactactaacccctataactttttttttttccacgtacgggccggtatgaggactaattttttgcgccgtgttctgaagtttttatcggtaccatttttgtattgatcggactttttgatgatataaaaagtgaccaaaatacattattttggactttggaatttttttgggcacacgccattgaccgtgcgatttaattaatgatatatttttatagtttggacattttcgcacgcggcgataccacatatgtttatttttatttacacagtttttttttatgggaaaagggggatgattcaaacttttaatagggaaggggttaaatgacctttgttaacttttttttcccctttttttttgcagtgttatagctcccatagggagctataacactgcacacactgatctcctatgctgatccctgcaaagccatagctttgcagggatcagtcagataggcggtcgattgctcaagcctgtagctcaggcttggagcaatcaatccctgattggacgccgcggagagaggtaaggagacctccgcctgcgtcccagctgatcggaacatcgcgattttatcgtgatgtcccgatcagcccgactgagctgccgggaacggtttactttcgttttcagacgcggcaatcaactttgatcgccgcgtctgaagggttaatagcgcgccgcactgcgatcagtgccgcgcgctattagccacgggtcccgactgTTGTTAGAGGTCGGGATCGACCCGCTatgacgggagcggactcatgacgtagcagtacgtcatgagtccttaaggggttaaactctagCTGGGCCATTGCTTCTCTGCATGATGACGTAGTATTCCAACACCATCACTCGTTTATTGTCAAGTATTAGGCCACCTTAAGGTTTGTTCCCCTTCCCTTATGGTAGTTAACCTCTATTCCTGTTGACAACCACCACAATCCAACATGGCAGCACCACTAGGTATCATGGTTTACGTCCTTGCAGCATCTTAAACTACAACAGAATAcaacaaatatatttttacattaaatAGCagctaaaaggtttaaaacgtcTCTCCTTGGAACTAGATGATgaaaatggaaaacaaaaaaagacaaTACAGTGTAATACAAAgtaatatttttctttaaattattatttttttttactgttccatgtatgtacagtggtccctcaacatacgatggtaatccgttccaaatggaccatcgtttgttgaaaccatcgcatgttgagggatccgtgcaatgtaaagtataggacagtggtctacaacctgcggaccaccagatgttgcaaaacttcaacacccagcatgcccggacagccaacggctgtccgggcatgctgggtgttgtagttttgcaacatctggaggtccgcaggtggtagaccactgttagaggaagttgtactcacctgtccccgccactccggaccgtcaccgctgcccgggacgtcgccgtccatcgctgccgccacgcgtccccgggtgtccccgacgctccagcaaggcctctgcttccccggcatccgcgctctccgtcgccgccatcacgtcgctacgcacgccgctcctattggatgacgggatggcgtgcgcagcgacgtgatgacaacgatggagagcgccgacgatgcagaggatccagaagaggacgtgccggagccccgaggacaggtaagtgatcgtcagtggaccacacggggcaccgtaaacggctatccggtggcagctgaagcagtctgcgctgccagatagccgtttatgcgatggccccgacaaacaaaagcatcatatgttgatgctgcctctgagaggccatcgcatgttgatgctgcctctgagaggccatcgcatgttgatgctgcctctgagaggccatcgcatgttgatgctgcctctgagaggccatcgtatgttgatgctgcctctgagaggccatcgtatgttgatgctgcctctgagaggccattgtatggtgaaattatcgtatgtcgcggccatcgtaggtcgggggtcactgtacattaaTGCATTACCGTTCCTTTAAAATTGTGGACAGCAAgcccatgtgaccatgtgagccaatgagaccccaaaaactccctctgtgtagtgaggtacaggggaggagttagttagATCACTCTAGAGTCTAGTTCAAGCTAGTTCACCTAGTATGTGCTCCTGAACAACAGCCAAGCTCGGGTGGGCTAAGTCGTGTGTCCTAAGTAGAAGCTACTTCAGTTTactactggtcatcctacaagtgtcactcGCGGGAGTACAATATGTCCCTGCAGAATCAGttacagtgccttggaaggaccctagctaccagaaccTCCAATTCTACAATTCTGTCCAGTgagaagcaccacaagtctcagaacggCAACAAGGCTTGCAAGGGGTATGCAGCACTCTCACACtaaggccagctgtttgtgttataccaagctcagtaaaagcagctaaccgtaacctgacgtcggtgtgtttatcggctcatcgtgtctggcccaggaagactGCTTCCCACCTTTGGACCGTGGTTCGGATAAacaatgccctggcgtcacaaagtgatcagggtATGTATTACTACCATCCAGGGGCtgccacacatacacacactgggggagatttatcaaaacctgtgcagaggaagagtggtgcagttgcccatagcaaccaatcagattgcttctttcattttccacaggcctctaaagaggcctgtggaaaatgaaagaagcaatctgattggttgctatgggcaactgtaccactcttcctctgcacaggttttgataaatctcccccactaagcTTTTCTGCACTTACCTACATACACAGCTCTCCTGAACACACAAACACGGCTTGCTACACAAACACACAGATACACATGGAATCTAATGGAAATAAAacaagcccattttcacatttATTACGTATCCTTTATTGCTGTTTTTCTGACTTCTGTCAGGTATGTAAGTGACTTCATCAAAGGTTCTTCAGATGTCTGGGACCCTAACCTCTGGTCATGCTAATATACAGTGTTTTGGGGGAACTTCTTGTACAGTAGGTAGTTGGAAGCAATGTACATCCCACACAGCTCAgtgctgaggaggaggagggagaaaacTGCAGCCAGGGATCGGTTATATCCGAGATTGGGTACAAGGCTGAATTATTGGTTTGACTGATCAGTAAGGAAGCGGTCAGGACAGTCTGGCACTGCCGGATCACCCTGACTGTCAACTATAAGATTTTTTCTTATTAAATGTAATGACCGGATGAAGGGTAGTAAGTGGAACTTTCTCATAGATTTACCAAATACTTCATCCCTCATGCCATAGATTAAGGGGCTGACAAATCTAGGAAGACACATCACCAAGAAGTTGATACTGGGCAGGTATCGAATATATTTTGTCAAATATGTCTCGGTAATTACTGTGGTAAATGACAACATAGATAACATAAGCTGAAACGCGTGGAGCAGGACCGTCTTCCCAGCTTTGGAGGCAAATTTCCCTGAGTCCATCCTCCGAGCGACCATCATAACTTTAACATATGTGTAAGTAATGGTCATTGTCACTGTGGAGAAGCCAACAATATCGGTAAAATTTCTTATAACTACTTGGAAGTTGCTCACAGTCATTAACTTCCAGTCACAGATAATCCTGAAGTTAAAGGATCGTGAGTCAGCAAAACAACAATAGACTATAACATTGGCAAGTTGTGGAATCATCCCCATTATCCATATGAAAGCAATGACAAGGTTGGATCTCTGGGCTGTGCACAACTCCGCATATCGTAATGGGTGGCAGATGGCCGCGTAACGTTCCAAAGACATGACGGCCAAGTTATAAGGAGTTATTATGAATGTGCCTGTGGAAAGAGAAGTTATCACAAGACATACTGCTACAGGGAAAAGGATGCCGTAGTTTGCAACTATAAAAAGGAAGAAAGAGATGAGTAAGTAGATAACATCGTTAAAAAGCATGTGAATGAACAAGATGTAACGTGTGGTCTCATGGACCTGGGGACTGGTAAAGAAGACATTCAGAATAATGACCATAAAGTACGCAAAGATAACAAAGAAGAGGACCATCAAGACCAAAACAGTGATCATCACAATCCTTGCAGACGTAATGACTTGGGTGGTGGCATTGTTACTGAGCTCAGTGGAGTTCACCATTTCCAAACCTCTCAATGTACTCTTCTATAACCTGAACAAAAATATGAAAAGGGAGTTTTTGCTTgtacaaattttataccaaacaaTACAAAGAAATCTCAAtcaaaactttagtttttttttttcaacttaagCTAAAATTACGACCTTAAATGATCTGATCAGACATATCATTTATGACTGTAGCCAGACTATAAAACACTTGTGCTTGGTGCTTCACACGCCTGCTTGTGATTATAACGGTACATACATACCTGTATGAAAACATTAAACATAACAAAGTGGTAGATCTGTGCCCATAACCGCAACGGAGGGCACGCgtttagagggcataccctgtagtggataaatttaaaaaaggggaggGTTTAGAGGGGTCCACAAACGTCACATATGCCCTGCCAGTAGGTGCAGAGGCATTATATACCCCCGCCTCCTATACACAATTCCTAGTGCCCCGCCTAGAAATGCAGGAGGCATAAGATACTCACGCCCcttgcacaaatacagcctgataggcttgaCACTTGTGCTCGGGGCTTCAGACTCATGTTCGTGATTATAATGGTACATACATACCTGTATGAAAACATTGAACATAACAAAACGGTATGTTTATGCCCATAACCGCGACAGAGGGCACACCCTTAGAGGGCAAAAAGTAAGCCTGGTAGGATAAATAACAGAATTCATAATCATAAACCAATACCacaattacaaacacaaaacccataTTTTAGATTCTAACTTGAAAGGCAGAAGTAGAATCTGCAACTGACTATCCTAGTAATTGATGCCTAGTACACAGAAACCATGTTAGTCACGTCTCCTCTGAAAGAAATGAGCCGACACTGAAACAGGACCAGGCTGACATACTAGCTATTATATGCATCTTAACATTCTTACCTATGACATCATGGCAAGAGTGAACCGATAGATACCTGACAGACATACCATGACGCTATCCCAGTCCCTGCTATTAAGAGGCAAAAATTTAACTGTTAGCATAAGGACACACAATAACAAAACTATATGACAGACGTTTGGTGAAAATAACCTTGTAGCGCCATATTGCCTGTACTCAAATTATACTGGAATAAACCTCTTACCTGAAAACTAAACCATACCTAAACTACTAAGCTTCTGACTCAAATAGGTCTCAGGAGTGACGTCCTGCCATGAGTGACTGATCCCTTTATCGCCATTACGCCTCTTGACGTGACAGGTCCTTTTGAAACCATCAAGCCTGTAGATGTGACCAATCTATTTGTAACCCTTGTGCCTGTAAACGTGACAGGTCTATGCGCAATCATCGTGCCTGCAAACGAgacaggtctttgcgtaatcATTGTgcttgcagacgtggcaggtatgaagggaatacaaccacctatgtatcatgatgtagttgctctgaagatatgtcagtaacaacaactacgcTGTCCATCCCCCTGCTGATGTGGTAGGTATGAGgagtatacaaccacctatgtgtcatgatgttgttgctctgaagacgtgtcagtaacaacaactacgcagtgcatccccctgctgacgtggcaggtatgaagggtatacaaccacctatatgtcatgatgttgttgctctaaagacgtgtcagtaacaactacgCAGTGTATGCCCTGCAGACATGGAaggtatgaagggtatacaaccacctatgtgtcatgatgtagttgctctgaagaagtgtcagtaacaactacgcagtgtatccccagcagacgtggcaggtatgaagggtatacaaTCACCTATatgtcatgatgttgttgctctaaagatgtgtcagtaacaactacgCAGTGTatgccctgcagacgtggcaggtatgaggggtatacaaccacctatatgtcatgatgttgttgctctaaAGACATGTTAGTAACAATTAGGgagggaaatgcaccctttccttgccacactgttacAAATGTTTATACACTCATgggatttatactgttcatacagttATGGCATTTATACTAGTAATACGCTCATAGTGTTTATACTTTTCTTACGCTTATGCCATCTATATTATTTatacgttcatggcatttatactgctcatacgctcatggcattcgtAATGCTCATACGCTCATAATATTCATACTGGTCATACATTCAGGGCATTTATACTGCTCATACGTTCATGGTATTCatgctgttcatacgctcataatATTTACATTCATACAGGGTGTTTTTACTGTTCATATGCTTATAGCATTCATACAGTTCCATACGCTCATGGCCTTCATACCATTTCATACGCTCATTGCATTTATATTGTTCActtgctcatggcatttatacaagttcatggcatttatactgctaATACGctaatggcatttatactgttcatacgcccaTAGCATTCATATTGGTCATACACTTATGGTTTCTACATACGCTCATGGCTTTTCTTCTGCTCATACGCTCAGGGCATTTAGTCTGTTCATATGTTCATGACATTAGTACTGTTCgtacgttcatagcatttattctgttcataagctaattgtatatatatatatatatatatatatatatatgctgtttaTAAGCTAATTgcgtttatactgttcatacgctcatggcttttatactgttcatacactctcaTGGTTTGTATGTTTGTAGCATTGGTGCTGCAAAACGGCACATATTttttagcatttatactgtacatatacgatCTCAGCTGTGAATGGTACTTCTGCTAGTATCATTTATACGGTATATTCGCTAATATAATTCTCGGTACTTTCACGCATACCCATTTATATGCTCATGGCTTTATACGGTGTATACGTCCATAGCATTAATACTGTATTCATACGGTAAATAACTGGATAGATTTTATTCCGGGCTTTCATGCAATTTGTTACTATACTGTGAGTTTTGATAGAATTTTATGTCTTCTTTACACTTTGCAGTCacacacagcatttatactgtacataggttCTTAGCTTACATATCACTCATATGTCCATGACTTTTACTGTGCATGGATAGTTTCATACACCGATGTCGATGCTAGCATACTTTTGACAGGGTCATAACATCTATACGTTAGATAGCATACTTACACTACTGTAGGCGTCACCCTACGCACCCTACGTGTCAGACTTTCTGAAATCACGTGTGTGTTTCCAGTTGTGTTGTTATGTCTGTTTGTTTCTTCAGAAGTTCtggctaattattattattacagctgATTGTTACACTTACTAACAACTCCATTTGTATCACGTACGTCACCAAATCAGTCTCGCTCATGGCTAGCATTTGGAGCAGCTTGTCATGTTACACGAAGCCTCTACCTCACAACATTTTCCAAGGGTATGTACTATATAATAGTTCTTGGCATCTTGGTATTTGTCATGCCTGCCAGGTCTGCAGGGGCACACACGGTGTAGGTACTGTCACTGACCATTTATACGGTATATTCGCTCATTTTACGGTATTTTCTCGCTTTTATCGGCACATACACTTTTAGCTTCATATGGTACATATGTTCATAACATTCttacaaggaataactaaattaaaaacaaaggaaggaaggtatgtagaagagaataaggggctagctgactgccttaatgaatacttccgttcagtttttacagaagaaaaagatggAAAAAGATCTCAATTAggaaggaagactaatgaatcgtttgatgcatgtgtctttacagaggaagaggttctaggtttgctgtctaaagtgaagacaaataagtcacagggacctgatgggatacacccaaaattattaaaagagcttagtggtgagctagtaaaaccgttaacagatttatttagccaatcactggtaacaggatgtcgtgcccattcacaagaaaggtagtagggaggaatcaagcaactataggccagtaagtctgacatcaatagtggggaaattaatggaaaccctactaaagtgtaggattgtggaacatctaaaatgctatggattgcaagatgaaaaacaacatgggtttacttcagggagatcatgtcaaacaaatcttattgatttttttgacaggGAGACTAAAATAATAGTTAGCGGAGGGgaagtagacatcgcatatctaaattttagtaaggctttttacactgtcccacatagaagacttatcaataaactgcagtcattgagcttggactcccatattgttgggtggattagacagtggctgagtgacagacaacagagggttgtagtcaatggagaatattcagagcaaggtcttgttaccagtggggacctcagggatctgtaacatagttaataaggttgaaaaaagaccagagttcatcaaattcaacctatatccctaatgagtccctactgagttgatccagaagaaagcaaaaaaccctcatactagaggaaaGAACtcctttccgactccaaatatggcatcagaataaatccctggatcaatgttctgtccctatagatctagtatccataaccagcgatgttattactctccaaaaatgcatccagacctcttttgaattcttttacagatttccccatgaccacctactCTGAAAGAGAGTTCCAtagcctcactgctcttacagtaaagaactctcgtctgtgctggtgtagaaaccttctttcctgtagacgaagaggatgcccccttgtaatagacacagtcctgggtataaatagatcatgggagggaTCTCTgtacagccccctgatatatttatacatagttatacataaagccttcttttttctaaactaaataaccctaattctgataatctttctgggtactgtagtcctcccattccccgtattagccTGGTTGC containing:
- the LOC130357332 gene encoding odorant receptor 131-2-like, encoding MVNSTELSNNATTQVITSARIVMITVLVLMVLFFVIFAYFMVIILNVFFTSPQVHETTRYILFIHMLFNDVIYLLISFFLFIVANYGILFPVAVCLVITSLSTGTFIITPYNLAVMSLERYAAICHPLRYAELCTAQRSNLVIAFIWIMGMIPQLANVIVYCCFADSRSFNFRIICDWKLMTVSNFQVVIRNFTDIVGFSTVTMTITYTYVKVMMVARRMDSGKFASKAGKTVLLHAFQLMLSMLSFTTVITETYLTKYIRYLPSINFLVMCLPRFVSPLIYGMRDEVFGKSMRKFHLLPFIRSLHLIRKNLIVDSQGDPAVPDCPDRFLTDQSNQ